Proteins found in one Phoenix dactylifera cultivar Barhee BC4 unplaced genomic scaffold, palm_55x_up_171113_PBpolish2nd_filt_p 002232F, whole genome shotgun sequence genomic segment:
- the LOC120109467 gene encoding protein cornichon homolog 4-like isoform X2 translates to MVFVWITAFFLLIALIVLIIYQLMCLADLEFDYINPYDSASRINKVVLPEFALQGVLCLLFLLSGHWLLFLFCAPIVYYNVRLYQQQQHLVDVTEIFNQLDTEKKRRLFKLISVVDDLEHAGG, encoded by the exons ATGGTTTTCGTTTGGATCACCGCCTTCTTCCTCCTGATCGCCCTCATCGTTCTTATCATCTACCAG CTCATGTGCTTGGCAGACCTAGAGTTTGACTATATTAACCCTTACGATTCAGCTTCACGGATAAATAAAGTGGTTCTACCAGAATTTGCCCTACAAGGAGTCTTATGTCTGCTCTTCCTCCTGTCTGGCCATTGGTTATTGTTTTTGTTTTGTGCTCCTATCGTTTACTACAATGTGAGACT GtatcagcagcagcagcatctGGTGGATGTGACCGAGATATTTAATCAACTCGACACGGAAAAGAAACGTCGCCTTTTTAAGCTGATCAGTGTTGTT GATGATTTGGAGCATGCTGGAGGATGA
- the LOC120109467 gene encoding protein cornichon homolog 4-like isoform X1, whose product MVFVWITAFFLLIALIVLIIYQLMCLADLEFDYINPYDSASRINKVVLPEFALQGVLCLLFLLSGHWLLFLFCAPIVYYNVRLYQQQQHLVDVTEIFNQLDTEKKRRLFKLISVVVILFLSLFWMIWSMLEDDE is encoded by the exons ATGGTTTTCGTTTGGATCACCGCCTTCTTCCTCCTGATCGCCCTCATCGTTCTTATCATCTACCAG CTCATGTGCTTGGCAGACCTAGAGTTTGACTATATTAACCCTTACGATTCAGCTTCACGGATAAATAAAGTGGTTCTACCAGAATTTGCCCTACAAGGAGTCTTATGTCTGCTCTTCCTCCTGTCTGGCCATTGGTTATTGTTTTTGTTTTGTGCTCCTATCGTTTACTACAATGTGAGACT GtatcagcagcagcagcatctGGTGGATGTGACCGAGATATTTAATCAACTCGACACGGAAAAGAAACGTCGCCTTTTTAAGCTGATCAGTGTTGTTGTAATTCTCTTTTTATCTTTATTCTG GATGATTTGGAGCATGCTGGAGGATGATGAGTAG